In the genome of Brachypodium distachyon strain Bd21 chromosome 3, Brachypodium_distachyon_v3.0, whole genome shotgun sequence, the window CCACGAATTGAACTCCTCTCCTGTTCCTGCTCCCCTGTTTAAAGAAGAGAAATCAATCACCTCGACATGAATGACTACCCTGCAAATACTACTGGATGTATCCTTCAATTAATTGATTCAAGACAacagcagagagagagaggggaaatTAATTGATTCAAGAcaacaagagagagagaggggaagcAGGAAGCAAGATGTACCTCGCCGTCTACTAGAGCTTCGACATCAATGGGCGAGCCCTGCGTGCCGGCAGGGGTGCCAGGGATTGGAGCCACGCGCCGGCTGTCCCCGCCCCCTGCGACGGGAGATCCAGCCGCTTCCAagtccaccaccaccgccttcTCCCTCGCCAAACCATCCTCCTGCGCCCGCCTCCTCGAGCGCGCGGCGGTGCTAACCGCGCTCATTCCCCTTCCGGAACCACTCTACCCAGGCACGCACGGGGGGTGCAGGTACGATGACGAAACCCTAATTCAACCCAGGCGGATTAAACTTTGCAGCGAGGGAAAGAAAAGGGGGATTAATAAGATGAGGAGGGTCGACGTGGAGGAGCAGTGGAGGATTCGGAGGGAGAGGGagttttttttgagggggagAGGGAGTTGGTGCGCGATTCGTACTCTACCGCAAATCCCGATTTCCGACTCCGACAGCTTGTCGCCTTGGCCACTAGGGTggataaatttttttaaacgaTTTCAATCACGCGCAATTTTGAGCaacggaagaagaagaacagagtACAGAGCAGAGGAAGTCGGAGTCTGAAACTCGCTGTTTCGTTGCCGAGCCTGGGGCGGGGGCGGTCGACGGAGTTGGCGACGAGGCCAAACCCGCTGGCCTCGGAGGAGTCGGCGGCCCTCGAGTACGGGTGCAGCGGCGACCGACGGCGACTGCTCCACGCTGTAggctccgctgccgccggtcCGCCGCTGACTCTTCTCGGCGGCTCGCCGCGGTGGAACGGCGACCCGGTGTACAGCGGCTGGGCCGGCGCTCGTGGTGGGCGGCAGGAGCGGGaggccggggaggaggaggagcggcggcggcggcggcggcgtaggaTGAGGAGAAGGCGTCCGGGTTCTCGAGGGGTCGTTGGGGTTCATGGGCTTGGCGCCGGGGGCCTTGCCTTGCGGGCGTTGTGGAAGTAGAGGTTCTCGAGGTGGATAATGAGTTTTAGGTGATTTTATTATTGAGCTTTCTCCAAAGTTAATACAGtttgctttaaaaaaaagatattgcAGTACGGTTTGATATTTCTTTAAAAGAATACTGTGTGCTTAAAAAAGTTAATACTGTTTGGATTAAGTTATCGAGCTAACAGGCCACATTACAATTGTGTTCAATAAAATCGACTGATTCTTTTCAATTTTCTACTCACTCTGATTacaatattacatgtatatagacaaTTTCTCGGCATAAATAGATCcatttttggaaaaatttaaaacaattaatatgaatcaaAGGGACTACTCCGTGGTATGATTGAGTAATTTTGAACGGAGTTTTTTCAAACAACTTCATTATATACAGCTCTTTAATGTCGTGACGTGCAAGCGCCAACGCCAAGCTAGTTAGTCTAAGCTCCATCGAGTTGATGAAACTCAAAGTGGGTCGGATCAACGTGTCTTCTCGAGTACTCTGTCTTCTTTGTATGGGATTGGGTGTTGCGGGGACCTAAATGATAGATGCATAGTTCAGATTTGAAGTAGAAGAATGTGCCAAATTTCACATTTCAACAAAATTCATGTTCATGCTGCCAAGGGGCGCAAATAACTAATAACACCATATTATGTTCACCTTGAAGTTTTGACCTGCCATACGCGTGATCCTAACATTACAAGACATGAAAATGCAACATTCAATCTAGCGTTACAAAACGAAACCATGACCTACATATATTCCACCTCAAGATGAGATCGAAGCCATCACACAAAATTCAATAGATCCAATGCCCAATGCCAAACAATGTCCCGGGAAAAACGGGAGTAGCAGTACGCAGATGAATGATGAACAGTAGCCGAAGCTAGTAGATGAATGAACAGTTCCAAAACGCCTCTTTCAATTTTGTACCCAAATCTACACTCCCAGAGATGATCGCGTCCGTCCgtcacttcttcctccaccgTCGATCGAACCGTCTGTCGTCCGTTCCTATTTGCACCACCCAAAGCACCAGCGGCTCTGCAAAACGAAACAGAAGGATTCAGACTTCAGAGCTCAAATTCATGGCGAGAATGAGACCAATGGCGGCCCGTGGTTGATTGTGGAACAAGGGAAGCTCACCGAGGAGACGTAGCCGTCGTCGTGCTGGCCGgggccgcgggcggcggcgccgtcctTGCCGAAGCCGGGCGTCTTGGCCTGCGTCTGCTTCTCCTCCCTGACCTTGTTGAAGATGTGCGTGTAGCCGTCCGCCGACGCCGGGTTCGAGTCCCAGTCGCCGAACTTGGGCACCGCCGACCCCCGCGTCGGCTGCCATTGGAGCACCAAGTAAGATAATTAGACGAGcaatggaagaagaagaacagagcaGAGGAAATCGAGTCGATCTTATTCTTACTGTTTCATTGCCGCGCCTGGGACGGGGGCGGTCGACGGAGTTGGCGACGAGGCCGAACCCGCTGGCCTCCGAGTAGTCGGCGGCCCTCGAGTACGGGTGCAGCGGCGACCGCGACGGCGACTGCTCCACGCTGtaggctccgccgccgccgccgccgctggtccgcccgcctccgccgctgaCTCTTCTCGGCGGCTCGCCGCGGTGGAACGGCGACCCGGGGtacagcggcggcgccggggccggaaCCTCGCTGCTGGGGCGGCGCTCGTGGTGGGCGGCAGGAGCGGGAggctggggaggaggaggagcggcggcctcggcggcggcgtaggaTGAGGAGAAGGCGTCCGGGTTCTCGAGGGGGTCGTTGGGGTTCATGGGCTTGGCGCCGGGGGCCTTGCCCTTGCGGGCGTTGTCGAAGTAGAGCGTGTAGGGCACGTTGCCGTCGTTGTCCCAGTTGCCGAACTTGGGGACGTGCGCCCcgttcttctgctgctgcttctgcaaATTCACAAGAATCCATCAGTCACTGCCGCCATTGTTCCCCTTGTTCCTCTAGCTTTTCGTTTTATCGCCACCGGCGTAATTAGACTCTTAAACTCATGCAGGCGATTACTACTAGTGTCTTATTCTGGCACGAGCAAACGACATTTATCATTCAAGCCTAATAAGCCTAGTAACATTgttcttgcatgcatgtgcagatTTTTACATGTAGCTTTATGCATGAAGAATATAAGAATAAATTAACATGTGTGCTAACATGCCAACTTGACACGGCCAATTAAGTAGTGTTAGTGGCGGTAGATAATTGGTCTGACCGTATGATCGACCAAGCTAGAGAAGTTAATTGCAATCCGTAAGCCACTACTCGTAAGAAGGAAGCTTCCAAGCGCTGCATCATGATCAGCATAGACGTACGACCTACTACTAATCAAAGAAACGTGTGGATAAACTATGTAATCAAGAAGCTATAGTGGGTCGATCACGAGCGCCGTGACGGCCCGAATGATCTTTAGCTAGACCAGTTGAGGCCAGACATGTTGGTGTTTTAGTTTCTAGGTTTGACCAAACTCTCTGAACTTCGAGAGGCTAATTAAAACTATATTGACATCGCAATTGGCAATATAGCCAGGCTGCCAGGTAGGTCTACCTTGCCGACACACTACGTTTCGCTTCCTGGCAGAAAAGTCAAGTCAAGGGTCGTCTCTCATACTAGTAGTCCTATTATTTCTTTCTGGGGGATTTTGATTTCTGTATAATTCGATTTAACCTTCGTGTTAACTCTCACGAGGTGATTAACCAGCGGAAGCTTTctcgaaagaaagaaataacaGCCGACGTCGATCTCTTTGATGCGCGATTTAAATGCGACCGAAAGGTACACCTCAGCTGCCAAGAAAGACTCTTGCCGCGAATTAGCTCTGCAAATCCAATGATTCACTCAAACTACATAAGAAATTTTTGGATGGCTTCTAAGTTTTAGGCTTCCATTTAACTGTGTTTATATCTAGAGCAAAATTTCCAAGTTCCGCAAACACTAGAATAAGGAGTAATCTTTCCAAGCACATGGAACCAGCCAATTCTCTCTACTAGTACCGTAGCAGCCAAGGCAAGAACCATAGCTTGTGATCATGTAGCTGTTCCTCCCTCCAGAAAATTCATACTACTCAGGTGTGTGACTCCATAGTCCATACAGAAACCAtacaacaagaaaattaatCAAGTGCACCTGTTGCACAGAAACGAAAGGAGCTTTACGACTATTCGAAGGGAAGGAACATACGTTCTTTCCGAAGAAAGCCAAAAGACAacatgatcgatcgatcagagctagctagcttacgATAGATAATCCCACCGGTCGAagaccagctggaggaggaaaCAACCGGAAACAACCTACGAGGAGCAAGGACCGAGGAGAGAACAGAGGGGGACTTACGGCCATGTCGGCGGACTTCAATTCCCGGAGCGGATAGAGATCAGGGAGATCTGATGGTCACGGCCGTGCGGGCGGAGACGGCGCTGGGAACGTGAGTCCGTTGGTCGACGGTGGCTGCCGCGGGAccggaggaagagagaggggaTATGTGGGGGATATATGGCGTtgccttgtttcttcctcctgGCGTGGTATATATGATATGCACAGGCAGGTAGTAGCTAGCTGAGCTTGGTGATGAGCTGAGGCCAGACGGCCGGCTGCGGGTTATAACTCCTCGGACAGGGACGGGCAGGGGGGAGATGGGACGATGCCTCTTTTGCTTCGTTTCTTCTCGTCTCGCCTTTCTTTTTGCATATCCGTCCCTCGAATCGTTGAAGTTTTCCACTTCCGTATTCTGATGGAGCATTATAAAACGAGCGTCGTTGTTGGAGCATATGATGCCTAGCTTTATATTCTCATAGAGACGCAGATGCACACGTGTATGTATGTTACGTACGCGCTCGCTTGGTATGACGACGCTGCCTGGAAACGTCGATCCAGGCCAGCGagtacatgtattttatgtaCGTATAAACGACGTTTACGTAGATGACAAACATGTTAATACCACTCTCGATTATTCAACTTGTGCAGCACCAGTAATTAAACAATCGAGCTAGTTGTACTAGCACGCGCGAAGAGAAAAACCTTGAAACCACGGGGGTGTAAACTGAAAAACACGGGCTGGCTGGCtcaaagaaaggaagagaaaaatgGCGCCGTTGACGCGTTCAAATGCAGTGCCACGCGCACAACCCGGCCGCCGAATTAATTTGACCGACCGCTTAATTTGAAAAACTCCTTGGCGAGCcgctgccatcttaatttgaccGACCGCTCCTCCTAACAGCTCTCGCGCATGCAAATGCAACCAACGCAGCTCGTGCGGCGGCCCCGGTCCCGGTCCACAACAACCACAAACCATCCAAGCGGAGCGAGTGAGCGACCAACATCAGCTCCTAAATTACTGCTCTGCCACTAGCCCCACGACGAGCCGCCGGCCGGCACTGATGGATATATGCAGTGATGGATGCTCTCGATTTCCATTGAAAAAGCAGCCAAAACATTTGATCGAGATATATATACAGCGACGTGCGCTTCCGGACGCCAAGCCGTGTTTTCGGCCCGGCCGCGAGGCGAATCCACGGCAAGTGGCGCATGCAGgcaggcgcggcgcggccggcgaACGGTGTGTTTGCTTTGCTGCGGGTGCTCGTCCGACGTGGCGTTGTACGCGTCACGGGGTCACCATCCACGTCAGTCACCAGGACCCGTTCCTGCTTCCCCGTTTCCCGCGGGGGCGACGCGTATGGACACAGGAGCATCGGAGCCGCGAAAAGCTGAAAGCGTCAGAGGATCTGTctgatctccggcgaggtgcTTATTAGTATTGGTCCAACCTGAACCTGGTGGCCTGGCCATTTCTGGAAGTGGCACACGGACACGTACGACGGAGGAGCGGACCTGATCGATCCAAGGGAAAAGTCGTGACACTGACTGAAACAACCGTGTGGATTGCGAGCCGGCGATGAATAGTTTCTCTTTTCCCCAGTGCAAACAAGAGCTACTGATGCAGTGATGCTTACGTTTGAGTAAGACAAAAAGCCGTTTGAAGTGGGCCGATTTTGGGCATGGGTTTCGACCCGCCAGCCCACTGGGCAAGTGGGCCGGACTGTTTAGGCCAATCCGGGGAATTTTCCGAAAGACACCTCCTCGTCTCCCCCTCTGTTCCCATTCCGTCCCCGGCCTCTCCGCCGCTTCCGTCCGCTGCTCCTCGCCGACGAAAACCCTACGGCACGCGCGCCGTCGTACCTCGCCTCTCCAGCGCTCGCGATGTACGCCGACAAGGTCTCCGGACGGAAGAGGTCCATCATGGACCGCCTCGGCTCGGGCGGCGGTTCTCGCCCGCGGTCCGAGTCCGCGAAAAGGTGCGTGCCCTCGGTTGAGCTCGTTTCAGATCGTTCCTCGGTTAGCCGTCTTTTGCTGCTTGATAATGGTGCCGTATGCTCGTCATCTTTGGTCTGTGTCGGTGATCGAGTCGAGACGGTTTGGGGAATGCGGTCTAGGGCATTGAGATGGTAGAGGCGCTGTGCTTGTACTGATAGCTTTAAGATGGATTGCGTACTTGTGTCGTACATGGAATGGGATCCGGATTGTAGCTAGTAGCAGCTGTCGCACTATGGGGGTCCAAACAGTAGATACCGTGTGTACGTGCTGTAGGTGTGATTGATCAGACACAGGGGAAATGCGTTATAATTTTTTGCTGAAAATGGGATCATCAGTGGCTTTTTGGCATCTCATTCCTTTGCTATACGTTCTAGAACAACTAAGCAGGGTGACATTATGCACTCAAGCACCAGCATTGCATGATATGGATCAGCGTTGGCAAGAATGGTGGTTCTTCTTAGCGTAGCAAGGGTGATCATTGGATACCAGTAGCCAGCTGGCATCACCCTGTTTTATCCTGCTTGTTGATATTTCAGGTTTAAGCAAGTTTAGTGGCTCGTTGTTTTAACCTAATGTCTGTATTGCAAATTACTAATGTTTTTTGTGAGGAAATTGACGCTGCTATTAGTTTATTCATTTTGTTGGTGTAATCGACTAGACATAGGGGAAATGTGTTAAAATTGCTGTCGCAAATGCAACTGTGAGCGCCTTTTTGGCATCACAGTTCTTTCAAATACGAATTAGGACAACGGGGCAGGGTGACATTATGCACACACCACAAACATTGCATGACATGGATCAATGTTGACCCTGATGGTGGTTCTTGCTGCAAGCCTGACATTCGATACCAGTTGGCATCACCCTGTGACCATGTCTTTTCCTGCTTATTGATATTTCACCTTTAAGCGAGTCGACTGCATTATTTTCTCCTGATATCTGAATTTCAGATTGTTATGCTTTTTTCAGAGAGGCTGCTCTT includes:
- the LOC100831447 gene encoding RPM1-interacting protein 4, giving the protein MAKQQQKNGAHVPKFGNWDNDGNVPYTLYFDNARKGKAPGAKPMNPNDPLENPDAFSSSYAAAEAAAPPPPQPPAPAAHHERRPSSEVPAPAPPLYPGSPFHRGEPPRRVSGGGGRTSGGGGGGAYSVEQSPSRSPLHPYSRAADYSEASGFGLVANSVDRPRPRRGNETPTRGSAVPKFGDWDSNPASADGYTHIFNKVREEKQTQAKTPGFGKDGAAARGPGQHDDGYVSSSRWCFGWCK